GATGtttttgttgtcttttttatattattttaccgAAAGGGGTGAAGCCAATTGGAGTTAAGTGGGTTTTCAAAACCAAACTTAATGAGAAAGGAGGGGTAGACAAGTACAAAGCAAGGCTAGTGGCGAAGGGGTATGCACAACAATATGGAGTTAATTATACTGAAGTTTTGGCTCTTTTGgctccagttgctagacttgacaCCATTCGATTAATACTTGCTTTGGCAGCACAAAACAATTGGGATGTTTTTCAACTAGATGTAAAGAGTGCATTTCTTCACGGTGAACTCAATGAAGAAATCTTTGTGCAACAACCATTGGGATATGAGAAGAAAGGTGAAGAAGGCAAAGTTTACAAGCTAAGAAAGGCATTGTATGGCTTGAAGCAAGCACCAAGGGCGTGGTATAGCAAGATAGAGGCTTACTTTGTTCGAGAAGGCTTTGAAAGGTGTTTATGTGAACACACACTGTTCACAAAGTCGAAGGAAGTAGGTAAAATTTTAATAGTAAGTctttatgttgatgatttaATATATACTGGAAATGATAAAAGTATGTATGATGATTTTAAGAATTCCATGATGTTGGAATTTGACATGACTGATTTGGGGAGGATGAGATATTTTCTCGGGATTGAAGTAATACAAAGTTTAGATGAGATTTTTGTGTGTCAAAGAAAGTATGCTCATGAAATTCTAGGAAGGTTTGGAATGGATAAAAGCAATCCAGTGAAGAATCCTATTGTTCCAGGCACGAAattgtcaaaggatgaagcaggaACCAAAGTTGATGAAACTTTGTTCAAACAGGTGGTTGGCAATCTGATGTACTTGACTGCAACTCGACCTGATTTGATGTATGGAGTGAGTCTTATTAGTAGATTCATGTCTTGCCCAACTGAATCTCATTGGCTTGCAGCAAAAAGAATATTAAGGTATTTGAAAGGTACAACTGAGCTTGGAATTTTCTACAAAAAGAATGGTTGCACAAATTTGGTGGCTTACACCGACAGTGATTTTGCTGGTGATTTGGATGATCGTAGGAGCACTTCTGGCTTTGCATTCTTACTTGGTTCTGGAGCAGTTTCATGGTCTTCTAAAAAACAGCCTATAGTGACATTGTCTACTACTGAGGCTGAGTACATAGCTGCTGCGTTTTGTGCCAGTCAATGTATTTGGTTGAGAAGAGTTTTAGAGAAACTTGGTCATAAGGAGGAAAATAGTACTTTGATTCAATGTGACAATAATTCTACTATACAGCTATCAAAGAATTCTGTTTTTCATGGCAGAAGCAAACATATTGATATAAGGtttcattttcttagagatttgACCAGAGACAAAATTGTGGAGTTGAGTTACTGTAATTCTCAAGAACAAGTTGCAGACATAATGACAAAACCTCTCAAGTTAGAACAATTCTTGAAATTACGGAGTATGCTGGGAATGGTTGATGCGTCAGTTATAAActaaatgtttgtttttctttttagtttaagGGAGGGAATGTTGATGTGAATAGAAGTTAATAGAAGTTAAGAAGTTAGTGGTAGTTTCTTGTAAATAGGAGTTATGTGAAGTAGTTATATGGAGTAATTATGTGGagtcattttaaatatattgtaacTGCAGTAGTCTATATATTGTAACTTTGTAACTGCAGTAGTTGTATTTTTGAAGATTAAGAAAAAGAGCATTCTCTCTAAAACTTGTATGTCATTGttctttttaacaattttatgcTTTTGCACTACTTCGACAACtaactttattaaatatttataatttattaagttaatttttttaattttttgttaccaGTTTCCAactttcaattctaattaactttttagttagtttttccAAACATAACATTCaattaccaattttttttttagtttcaggtAGTTTTGTGGGATATTCCATGTatcttaattttgtttctatttttagaATCACTTACCATATtagtagtgattttttttaaagattattatAATCATTAACTTTATGTTATTGTATTTACGACAGTTAATCATCATCCTAATTATATACTAACTAGGAAAACTAATACTTACAATAATAAATCATGTATATAAATAATTGCTAATAGAAGTTTTCGTTTGGGGCCTAGCCCCTTTTTCTCcagcaaaaaacaaaacattactAATATGCTTAATTAACAACTATTTTTTACGGCatgcaaattaataattattaataaaagtaataaactattatttaaatcattgtagaaaaaaaagtatatttaaattaaaaaaattaactgtattaaataattttaaagaacgTATGCAGAAATGACCATGCCAATATTAAACTGCCATCAAAGAATATTATTACAGGATGTGCAGACGATCTTAATTGGAATTCAAAAGCAAATCATGATGGTGATTTCAGGAGCAAAATTGTCTAGATGTTAACTTATTTCTGCTTATATAAATAAGTAAGCCGTAAGGGTAAAAGTATAGTCGATCGTGTGTTAAGTTTGGTTTATATTTGGGTGTAACACATTGATTTagcattaaaaattaacattgcAATGTCTGTCTCCACCATCTTGCTGCTTGTTGGAATATTATCTTCCATTCGAGTACTAGAATTTACAGGTCCAtatttcttttgcttttgtcttttattatcagcaaattaatatattgatgATGGCACAAGGATTTTCTTAACACatatacaaaagaaaacaaacccaTCATGCATGTTTCCCTGGTTAATAGTCATTTAACCTCAATAAGGTAAATAGAAAGTAACCAAGCAAGCCACAAAGCCTTGGCTTAAAAACAGCCTATAAAAATGGGCCCTATACCAAAAAAAACCAATTAGTGAACCTACACACCACCTATCGCAAGAGCTTCTTTGTCTTCTTTCCTTTAATTCCTCCCAAAGCCTTTGCTGAGCCTCAAAGTCATAAAGGTGAGTATATGTTACCAATTGTGATATGCTGCCACCCTTCCTTCCATATCCCGTCTAAACCAACACACTTTTCCACTCTCCTTTATGTTATATTACTatccaacttttcttttttactttatcaCTATTCACTTGCACTTCTTTACCAAATATAATCAGTGTTAGCAATCTCATTTGTCTAACGCACAGATCTTCAtatgtgttttaattttatattttgcaaCACTATTTGTTCATgaatttcattcaattttttacatgacattatatattttattttattgtttctattaATGATGTCTTTATCCTCTAAGAGTTACTTAATTATTAGTCAAATGTTACGCAGCTGCACAAACACAAGTTGTAGGAATTTGCTATGGAGTAAATGGTAATAATCTACCATCAAAGCAAGAAGTTGTGGATTTATATAAATCAAAGGGTATATCCAGAATGCGCATATACTCTCCAGATGAAGAAACACTTCAAGCCCTTAGAGGTTCAAACATAGAGTTGACGATGGACGTGGCTGGAGAAACCCTTCAATCTCTAACAGATCCCAATGTTGCTACTGATTGGGTCCATCGTTATGTAACATCCTATTCACAAGATGTCAATTTCAAGTACATTGTTGTTGGAAATGAAGTTCACCCCAATTACGATGTTGCCCCGTACATTTTGCCTGCCATGACCAACATCCAGAATGCAATTTCATCAGCCAATTTGCAAACCAAGGTGTCAACAGCAATAGACGCCACGTTGCTTACCAATTCCTACCCACCCAACAACGGTGTTTTCACCGCAGATGCAAGCCCATACATAGGGCCTATTATCAATTTCCTAGTGAAGAATGGAGCCCCACTTCTTGCCAACGTGTACCCTTACTTCGCATATGTTAATGATCAACAAGACATTAATCTTCCATATGCTCTTTTTACTCAGCAAGGAACCAATGATATTGGGTACCAAAACCTCTTCGATGCTATGTTGGATTCAATATACGCTGCTCTTGAGAAGATAGGTGCACCTAATTTGGAGATTGTTGTATCTGAGAGTGGGTGGCCATCTGCTGGCGGAGACGGAGCCTTGGTTGAAAATGCACATGCTTATTACTATAATTTGATAAACCATGCCAATAGTGGGAGTGGAACTCCAAAGAGACCTGGTAGGCCTATACAAACATTTTTGTTTGCCATGTTTGACGAAAACCAAAAGCCAGGTGCAGAAACTGAGCGACATTTTGGTCTATTCAATCCTGATAAATCATCCAAATACTGACACATTTTGAATTGAAACAGATAGATATATGTTCTTAGGTTTAGTTTGGTACAACATAGGATCTTCCAAAATTTGAAAGATGGAAACCGgtgtattttgaaaataatgtgGTCTTCTCGGGTCTTGAAGACCAAATGATATATAAGCTAGAGAACATATAAGGCTAAATTGTCACAAATAAAAGGGAGGCCTTCCTTGACTTTCTCCTTGTTATTATGTCAAGTACACGTATGGTCGACCCAACaataagaaaaacttaaaaagatattaattttttttatcattaaataagaGTTATATATTGAATTGTTTTGTTAGCATATGtactcttttttactttaaaaattaattaaaattgttgataggtctaaaatgtaaattttaattattttatttttaggtcgATATTGGTTaagtaataaaagaatatttaaatcaCGGTAGAAAAAAGTATagttaaatcaaaattttgtgCAGGTAACTATTAACTATATTTGACCTATCATCAGTATCTTGTAATAAATATTCcttcatgaaaaatatatatggttGGATcttaattgaaattcaaaagcAAATCATGATAGTGATTCGTGGAGCAAGATTGTCTAAATATTAGCTTCTTTCTGCTTATATAAATAGGTAAGCCATAAGGGTAGAAGGATAGTCGTGTGTTAAGTTTGGTTTATAGTTGGGTATAACACATTGATATAGTAGTTAAAAATTAACACTGCAATGTTTGTCTCTGCCATCTTGCTGCATGTTGAAATATTATCGTCCAGTTGAGTACTAGAATTTACAGGTCTATACTTCTCtcgctttctttccttttttatcagcaaataaataaattgatgatGGCACAAAGGTTAGCATAACCCATACAACAGAAAACAAACCCATCATGTATCCCTGGTTAATAGTCATTTAACCTCAATAAGGTATATAGAAAGTAACCAAGACAAACCAGCCACAAAGCCTTGGCTTAAAAATAGCCTATAAAAATGGGCCCTATACCAAACACAAATCagaaaaccaattaaaaaaacttgaaaagatattgattttttaaccATAAATAAGAGTTATAGATCGatcttttttgttaatatatgtattattttttactttaaaaactaattaaaatttgttgatgggtctaaaatgtaaattttaattgttttatcttTAGGTCAATATTGGTTAAGTATAATATGGAGGGATCAATTAGAAATGAAGGTCTTCAATTTGGTTGCAAATGAGTAATAAGCTTCACAGGCTTGGATGGGAGGATTTTCTAGAAAATTAGAGCATAATTACCTTTCTATCCCATTTTTCgtctttatttaatgaattcaaCTTCATCTCATTCGTCAACTCTATATTATAATAACCTTCCTATCAAGCATAGGTTGTATTACAAGTCATAAAACTTATAGataaatctatattttattctatcatttttttaccTATAGTTTAGGAGTTAGTCTTTGCCTTGTTTAATTTAGAATAAAGAATAcataaatcaaataagaaagcaaaagaattcACAGCTCAAATGTTatagttattattaaatttgaatgAGCTAATTACATTAGTTGATTATATATacacagtatatatatatatatatatatatatatatatatatatatatatatatatatatatatatatatatattatattttattattcttgtatggtattaaatattttcttttagttttttacaattttattaatcATCTCTTTATAAGTGTTTTTAactatcataattatttttatgtaaaatttaaattaaatatttataatagaaTGTATCAGTTGTTTTTTAGCAAAACACAAAGCAACTATTAATGATCACATCCACTTCAAGCTTATTAGGTGTAAACTCAGTTTCGgcatttgtagtttttttttttttttactttgttctCTCTtctgagggcgagccctggtgcagcggtaaagttgtgtcttggtgacttgttggtcatgggttcgaatccggaaacagtctcttctactatttttttttttatgattttgtgttatcttttaacaaaaagatagtttgaatttaaatttaaaataatatttatttcagTTGCGTTTTCCCTGATTATCTTATTTTGGATTTGAAATCAGTTGTtggttatgaaaaatattaatatcttacaataattaattgttCAACAATCCTTGGTGCTGCTTGGAAGAAAATCTATTATGAACATGAAGGGATGAATGAAACATCGTTGCTGGAGATGGGATATGGGAAGTTTCTAAGTTGCTGAAATATAGCAGTACAAGGGGTAGTTTTTTAAACTAGGTTATCTAAATTTACGGTtacttttagatatttttttaacttatagcACTTTGAGCATTCAACAACACATTCAACACAGTTTTGTTGCCTACTCTTGGTACATCCGAAGAACCGAGACCACAAGTGGGGAATGACAATTATCAGAAAAAATAAGGCGGAAAAAAAGTGGGTCAAAATTTAGATTATGTAACttctaattttatagtttttttttttacttctctccaagaaaaaattgttcaaaAGGTCAACAATTTGTAATCGAAAGAGAAGGAGAGAGGAAATATAAGGTacgtgcttttttttttttttttgcactattGATTTTTCTTATGCAATTCTATTCATTCATTATCATAATTAGATCACACTACACATGCAGCTCACGTCGCTTACCTTATCCCTACTGCAATTCTATTTCGTTCTCATTGTTGcttaatgaataatttttattactaatgatgttctctgctttttttttattggcctGTTGAATCAATTGTTTCCAAAATTTACATTAATCAACTAATCAAGTTATGGTAACATGGGTTAGCTAGGATGCCTATTaccattagaaaaaaaaattggctaTGATGAGGTATATGATTTTCCTCTCAAATGCTAATATATGGTTTTATGAATAGTAATTCCTTTCCATGTTTTcgttcttttatatatatatatatatatatatatatatatatatatatatatattattcttatatAATTAGCATTAaactagaatatttttttatggaaaaaattcCTATGTGGCTTACTCCTTCATTCCTTCTACATActggagaaggagaaaataaTGTCAAAGATTGAAGATTCCAAGTAAGGAACTTAGAATGCGGAGAATTTCAGAGAATCAAGCAAATAGAAGCTTTAGGGTTGTTCAATTTGGCCATTATTTCAAGGATAGAATTCAAGAGGCCAAGCAAAAGGATTAAAAGGAGgtcaatgatgatgatgaggacTATGTACATGAATATTACATGAATATGAAGAGGGACTTAGATGAAACTCTTTAAGTCAAAATTACGAGCACGACAAATATGATGCGTTTGCTACTACAAATGATCTTAAGTCACGGAAAAGAAAGGTAActcttgaaaattttcaatataatgATAATATACATTATTGTGTTAATAAATGAGTGGGGTGGTTTCTGAGTGGGAGTAAGATGTATATATATTGTGCATTAATGTTCTAGGCAACTTTTCAAAGCAAGAAacaatttagttaaaaataatgtacCTATGTAACATTGAGGTCTTTCTTTTCCATAGGAAATTTGGTTCATTTTCTTGATCTATCTACATCTTGCTTAAAAACAATTCTCAATAAAATtcactttttcttaaaaaaaaaagttagtgaTTACTTGTTTCATAAGTGTATCATTTGATGCTAGGAAGTTAAACTTGGAGAATTGGTTAGTTTCAattgtaaattatatatgttatttatgaattaatctattcttttattcttttaggcatgaaaaaattaagatataatTTTTCCATTAAATATTCGGGCTTTGTTTacatttatagtttatattagACACAAGTttgacttatattttatttcttatttttatgattaatcgTTGTAATTGATAGATGATAAAATCATtgatattgaattttaaaagagtCTATGATCATCCATCCATACACCACTCTCTTGAGAAACAAGTGAAGAAGTCTCTACCTAATGTGCATCTCATGCCTCAAAGTTGACCAATGTAGAACAGGTTCAATCTAATGTAGGTACTTTTTTAGAATcatcttcaataaaaaaaattattattaaaaatattataacttatcttatttattttaggtaAACATGTCATAAAGAAGGGACATGGACATACAATAAATgcaaaatttcaaaagaaaaaggaaaagcttATGGCAAAAGAAAAGGTATTGACATCCAATTTCCTCCAAAACATGCATATCCAGAAGATTAGAATTGGTTAATTAAAAACAAGTGAAGTGGTTCAAAATTCAggtaaagttatttttattattttgaacataattttttttaataggtttatacttataatataaaatcatttatatatactttGATGTATGAAAGAAGCTAGGCAAACAAATCTAATCGAAGCAAGcaagaaataaaatcaattattggCACAAAATCAAATGTGAAAtggtaacatcttttaatatttcgtattaattttcctataagttatataaaagcaactcattttttatattttgtgattatttttatatgagatATGAAAGGTTGTTGAAATTTATAAATGCATCGTGCATTAgattatattgtttttgtattatttagttagtttttttttactatatttaattttaatagaaagaaaatttaatatacgGTGAATGGTCAGATGCTATGGAGGTTTGGAAGGCCACACAAATGACATCTAATGGAACTTGGTGCATtccaaaaagagaagaaatcatggtaaagaaaattttgattttaaagtcTTGATGTTAATATTAGAATTATAGACATTAATTGTATTATGATATCATATCTagttatattttgtgaaattttttaatttccattcTTCAACTAGTAATGTGAAGATTTTAATGTCattatgaaaattatacatattttttgaaCATTGTATAGGAAACTTTGGAGAATATGTGGATGACATATATCAAGAGAAAATTTCAAAAGCTCTTGTACCAATTGTTGAACACAAATGAAGCAAAATCTTGAAAATGAAGTGAAACGCCAAATTGTGGACATAATGGAAAAGTTATCGGCCTCTGAATCACCTATTAACTCAAGTGCTCAGGTTAGTAATATAAAGCTCTTGCactgaatattttcttttatgaattattatgtGATCATTTCTCTAAAACCAAAATaccaattatttcatttttatctgatttattcttttcaatatttatttgcaggttTGAACTCACAAAGATACTACTTAATGTAATTTTAGAATTGAAACTTATAAAGATACTACTTTTTATTGTTATGTCAAGACTTTAATATTATAAGTGATtggttctattatttttataagaatttaaaaattttattaatgtatttGAGTTACATATTTTTGAATATTATTGTTATAGTTTATCGTTCAACATTTAATGAATTTGTTATACTTTAATGTaaactttgatttatttgatttttttacttttattttaatgatatttattttagcatttaaaaataattttctatgcATTATtggtatatttaaaaaataatatagtgataataagataatattttattttaaaatagtaataaaaatcaTACTATTTGCAATTAGTAACTAGTTGTGACAAAAAATTGACACTAATAACATTTGGTCATTAATTGTTTTGTCATTATAAGCTCTTATCCGACATTGGTGAcgattaaataaaatactagtgacgatatttattttcacaataaaatagtattttcgTGACAACCAAAAATATCATCACTGTTATAACAGGGACTCGCGTATTAGTGACAACCAataacaaatcaaaatattgtCACAAAATATTTCTAGTGacgattttttaagtttttaatgaaAACTTTTTTCATCACGAAGATATATTTTCTTGTAGTGAAGAAAGCTATCGAGTGGGTTTTCCAagagtgatgatgatgatcaacaTAGCAAGACTCTTAGGATCTCCATCACGGGTTGATCATTGATAAAGCTTGAAAGTTGTGATTTGCACATTAAAGGTGTATTCAATCCcattttgatttctttgtaGGTTGCAATCTTGGTTAGGGTTACCAAGGGTTTTTGAGTTGATAGGGTTTCAACATTCAACATTTCTCTTGTAGGGTTAAAGAGAAAAGTAGATTGTTAAGGAATTACTTGTGCATAGAGTTTGTACTTTAGTTTTCTAATAGTGGAATGTTCTAAGGGATCTTAGAACAATCAAATGTAGGTCTTCTTGAGGacgaaatcaatttaaattttgtgtgtaattttttctttttctaacacTTGGTTCTATGAATCAAtctttatatttgaattaatatgtgTGGGCCATAAAACTTTGTTTTCTAAGGTTTTTGAATTCATTGGTTTATTGTGTTATTAATCTTTTACTGCGAGACTTTTTGAGAAAATCTTGATTTCATAAggagtttgattttaatttaatctaaacaATGATTAGGTAAAAACAATTGTCATAAGAACGATATATAAAGAAAGACAAAGAGAACAAAAGAGAGAGACAAAGAGTGGGAGAGAAATAAAGAACATAAGCACACATTGATGTGGGGGTGTGGCACCACCATGAGCTAAAAGGAGATCAATGGTGCAAAAGAGGATGTCAAGATCTAGTATGAAAATCTTTATCTCATGGTCCATATAGGGTCCAAAgaacaaatcattttaaaaaatcatttgactAGCATGTGAACCTTCAAGAAGCATAAAAAAGATGTCCTCTCGAAATCAATTTAGACTTTATTAGgaaaattaatagaaatatatcatgtttttatttgtaataaagATACGATATATTTAACATATCCATAGAATTAATTAGTGATATTAGGAACATATATttccttgttttcttttatttagattctagtaaatttatttatgcttATATATAGAGAAGTTATATGTAATCAAATGGGACATTATTATTGAATGACAAATTcaagttttttcaatttgtcAATCTAggtattatattatttcaaattaatgagTTTTTGAACCTTGTTTGTTCCATCACATATGCTACATCATATTTAAAGCAGTTTggatttaactaatttttcatttattcttaCTTTTATCAAATCTCTTATTTACCTATACTTACGATAATGaattaaatcaaagataatgttttatcattttttattaataacacTTTAGTTAATCTTGACATTTTTGGTTTAGAGTCATGATATCTaaacattcatttattttaaacacatCATCAACAtgtcttatttctttttatctctcttcCTACCACCTTATAGCACCTGCATACAtattctctctctatctctctcttctagtttttactctctaattAGGTGTCAACTAGCATTTGggtatcaaaatataattttcatttgttttaatgACAATGGAAGATGTGTTAATGgcacatttaaaataattacatgggTTCAAAGAAATTTTCCTATTCccaattatcttttttaaattacgcatcgaaaacttaattaaaataaaataaatttaattaacatattagaatcaattaaaattctaacaaCTACGTAATTATAACTAAAatcatcataattttttgaacATTTGCTCCCTTTCATGATATAATCTTACACTGTTAGTTTGCAACATAATCTCAATTGCAATTAAATTTCTACATAGGCTGCCAAAACAAATCTTCATAAAACTGACACAAAAATCATACATattatcttaaataaattttcttaactaaaattatatttttttactatatttatttcaatgaataataaaaaatatattaaaaaatatgtttctcaCATTTTTccaatctctttaaaaaaacatttttccaatcaaatcaaaataataacatgAACTTTAGTAACActcaaaatatataaagtaataaatagatgattggatgataaataaataaataaaaaccaattattgtcaaatttgaagagaaaattaattttcttaaacaatctCCACAAAAGCTTGTGTGTTACAAGGTACGGGTAGATGCCAAATTTGCTTGAAAACATGTTCCTCATCCTgttcaaaattatataacaacaaaaaatcataGCATTCTTGAGAGAGTATTGCCCTGTAATGCAGTTTTTCAAGATTTTCACATCCTCCCCATCTTGTATCAATTGTACGTACCCTATCTACCTCCTTCCTAAAGCTATCTACCAACACCTTCTCCCACT
The Glycine max cultivar Williams 82 chromosome 16, Glycine_max_v4.0, whole genome shotgun sequence genome window above contains:
- the LOC121173686 gene encoding glucan endo-1,3-beta-glucosidase, whose product is MSVSTILLLVGILSSIRVLEFTAAQTQVVGICYGVNGNNLPSKQEVVDLYKSKGISRMRIYSPDEETLQALRGSNIELTMDVAGETLQSLTDPNVATDWVHRYVTSYSQDVNFKYIVVGNEVHPNYDVAPYILPAMTNIQNAISSANLQTKVSTAIDATLLTNSYPPNNGVFTADASPYIGPIINFLVKNGAPLLANVYPYFAYVNDQQDINLPYALFTQQGTNDIGYQNLFDAMLDSIYAALEKIGAPNLEIVVSESGWPSAGGDGALVENAHAYYYNLINHANSGSGTPKRPGRPIQTFLFAMFDENQKPGAETERHFGLFNPDKSSKY